The genomic region ACGTCGACCAGGACCGCGGCGAGCCGGCGGACGTCGTCGGTGTCGGCGTCGAGGATGTGGAACGCGATGCGCTGGGCGCTCTTCGGACCGATGCCCGGCAGCCTGCCGAGCTCGTCGATGAGGTCCTGGATCACGCCGTCGTACACCCCGCCAGCCTACGGGGCGGGGCCCACCGGAATCGCCGCGCCGCGCGTCGGGAGCCGCGGGATTCAGCCGAACGCGTTGATGCCCGTCTCGGCGCGGCCGATCAGGAGCTTCTGCACCTGGCTGGTGCCCTCGTACAGCGTCATGACGCGGGCGTCGCGCAGGTACTTCTGCACGGGGTACTCGTCGATGAACCCGTACCCGCCGAAGGCCTGCACCGCGAGGTTGGCCGCACGCACGGCGGCCTCGGACGCGAAGAGCTTCGCCTTCGAGGCCGCGGTGCCGAACGGCTCGCCACGGTTCATGAGGTCAGCGGCGCGCCAGGTGAGCAGTCGTGCCGCGTCGGCGTCGACCGAGATGTCGGCGATCATGTCCTGCACGAGCTGGTAGGACGCGATGGGCTTGCCGAACTGCTCGCGCTGCGTCGTGTAGGCCACGACCTCCTCGAGGCAGCCCTGCACGATGCCGACACAGCTGGCGGCGATCGTGACCCGGCCCTTGTCGAGGGTCTTCATCGCGATCTTGAAGCCCTCGCCCCGCTCGCCGAGCAGCGCGTCGGCGGGGACGCGCACGCCCTCGAACGAGAGCGCGGCCGTGGCCTGGCCGCGCAGGCCGAGCTTGCCCTTCACCTCGGTGCGACCGAAGCCCGGCGTGTCGGTGGGCACCAGGAACGCCGAGATGCCGCGCGCGCCGGGGCCGTCGGTGCGGGCGAACACGAGCGCGACGTCGGCCCACGTGCCGTTGGTGATGAAGATCTTCTCGCCGTCGATGACCCACGCGTCGCCGTCGAGCACGGCCTTGGTCGTGAGGTTGCCGGCATCGGAGCCGTGGCCCGGCTCGGTCAGGCCGAAGCACCCGAGCAGGCGACCCGTCGCGATGCCGGGCAGCCAGCGCTGCTTCTGCTCCTCGGTGCCGTGCCGCAGCACCGACGAGCCGAACAGGCCGGCCGAGACCGAGACGATGCCGCGGATCGAGGAGTCGGCGCGTCCGAGCTCCTCCGCCGCCAGGACGTAGGTCGTGTAGTCGCCGCCGACCCCCTCGTACTCCTCGGGGATCGTCAGGCCGAAGAAGCCGAGGTCGCCCAGCTTGGGCACGATCGCGAGGTCGACCGACTCGCGCCGGTCCCACTCCGCGCGATACGGCACGACCTCGCGGTCGAGGAAGGCGCGGGCGGTGCGCTGGAAGTCGCGCTGCTCGTCGGTCAGGGTCAGGTCCATCGGGTCCTCCGGAGAGCAGGGTCGCCGGCGAGGAAGGTCGCCAGCATGTCGTGGCCGCGGTGGGTCAGGATCGACT from Aeromicrobium sp. Sec7.5 harbors:
- a CDS encoding acyl-CoA dehydrogenase family protein; this encodes MDLTLTDEQRDFQRTARAFLDREVVPYRAEWDRRESVDLAIVPKLGDLGFFGLTIPEEYEGVGGDYTTYVLAAEELGRADSSIRGIVSVSAGLFGSSVLRHGTEEQKQRWLPGIATGRLLGCFGLTEPGHGSDAGNLTTKAVLDGDAWVIDGEKIFITNGTWADVALVFARTDGPGARGISAFLVPTDTPGFGRTEVKGKLGLRGQATAALSFEGVRVPADALLGERGEGFKIAMKTLDKGRVTIAASCVGIVQGCLEEVVAYTTQREQFGKPIASYQLVQDMIADISVDADAARLLTWRAADLMNRGEPFGTAASKAKLFASEAAVRAANLAVQAFGGYGFIDEYPVQKYLRDARVMTLYEGTSQVQKLLIGRAETGINAFG